A region of Prosthecodimorpha staleyi DNA encodes the following proteins:
- a CDS encoding ATP-grasp domain-containing protein, producing the protein MDADAIRAAADPAARPAGGHGQCVLVAAQSGRALATAARRAGFVPLVADLFADSDTRALCSAAIAVEGALATGFRRDGLVAALDRLAADAPSPPIGLVLGSGFEDRPRLIERLAARYGLLGTPGPGVRAAKDPHGLAAACRQEGIPHPPIARAVPEAGEWLVKRIGGSGGAHVRRARRSGALPPGHYAQAFVPGRSVSLGFLSDGVDIRPIGFAEQWSAPTPARPWRFGGMAGPIRLAGTVEAGMIAAARRLARRFGLRGLASLDAVLDGEDWSLVEINPRPGASLDVLDCGEVPLLAAHIAACRGYLPERKVVSTMVRGIGIVYATKPIAAVLAAAWPAWVFDRPEPGGSIGAGDPIATVTAEAPDLARVLTEIERRAAWLRRECGTT; encoded by the coding sequence GTGGACGCCGACGCCATTCGGGCGGCGGCCGATCCGGCCGCCCGGCCGGCCGGCGGCCACGGCCAATGCGTGCTCGTGGCCGCGCAATCGGGCCGCGCCCTTGCAACCGCCGCGCGGCGGGCCGGGTTCGTGCCGCTGGTCGCCGATCTGTTCGCCGACAGCGACACCCGCGCGCTCTGTTCCGCCGCGATCGCCGTCGAGGGCGCCCTGGCGACCGGCTTCCGGCGCGACGGTCTGGTCGCCGCGCTCGACCGGCTCGCCGCCGATGCCCCCTCCCCGCCGATCGGCCTGGTGCTCGGCTCCGGCTTCGAGGACCGGCCGCGGCTGATCGAGCGGCTGGCGGCGCGCTACGGCCTCCTCGGCACGCCGGGTCCGGGCGTGCGCGCGGCGAAAGATCCGCATGGCCTCGCCGCGGCTTGCCGCCAGGAAGGCATTCCCCACCCGCCGATCGCGCGCGCCGTGCCGGAGGCGGGCGAGTGGCTGGTCAAGCGCATCGGCGGCTCGGGCGGCGCCCATGTCCGGCGCGCGCGCCGGTCCGGCGCCTTGCCGCCCGGCCACTATGCGCAGGCCTTCGTGCCCGGCCGCTCGGTCTCGCTCGGCTTCCTGTCGGACGGGGTCGACATCCGCCCGATCGGCTTTGCCGAACAATGGAGTGCGCCGACGCCGGCGCGGCCGTGGCGCTTTGGCGGCATGGCCGGCCCGATCCGGCTGGCCGGGACGGTCGAAGCCGGCATGATCGCCGCCGCGCGCCGGCTCGCGCGCCGCTTCGGGTTGCGCGGCCTCGCCAGTCTCGACGCCGTGCTGGACGGCGAGGACTGGTCGCTGGTCGAAATCAATCCGCGCCCGGGGGCTTCGCTCGATGTGCTCGATTGCGGCGAAGTGCCGCTGCTGGCCGCGCATATTGCAGCATGCCGCGGCTATTTGCCTGAAAGGAAAGTCGTTTCCACTATGGTCCGAGGGATCGGGATCGTCTATGCGACGAAGCCGATTGCTGCGGTGCTCGCTGCCGCGTGGCCCGCTTGGGTGTTCGATAGGCCGGAACCGGGCGGTTCGATCGGGGCGGGAGATCCGATCGCGACCGTGACGGCGGAAGCGCCGGACCTCGCGAGGGTCCTGACCGAGATCGAGCGGCGCGCGGCATGGCTCCGCAGGGAATGCGGCACGACGTAG
- a CDS encoding HpcH/HpaI aldolase/citrate lyase family protein, with product MAHRSPDLRRSLIFVAGADAVAQDQALGARPDVLIQDLEDFTPRPLKETGRSRAAALFAACRQAGAMAAVRIDRLADGGLLDLDAVVPARPDLILLPKAESAAEIAALDAAIGTREALHGLEPGTIEIVPTVETARGVLRLEAIVSASARIRSAVLGAEDLAADLMAPRTREGGELAYARARFLLECRALGIEPVDPPYTFADEAGCASEARRAAAAGYRSKSTVTPGHVAILHAVFSPDADALRHAQNVVAAFDEARARGADRVLVDGLWIEPPTYRRACALIERAEALAAASAA from the coding sequence ATGGCTCATCGCAGTCCGGACCTGCGCCGGTCCCTGATCTTCGTGGCCGGTGCCGACGCGGTCGCCCAGGACCAGGCCCTCGGAGCGCGGCCCGACGTGCTCATTCAGGATCTGGAGGACTTCACGCCGCGGCCTTTGAAGGAGACCGGTCGGTCGCGTGCCGCCGCGCTTTTCGCCGCCTGCCGGCAGGCGGGCGCGATGGCGGCGGTTCGCATCGACCGTCTCGCCGACGGCGGCCTGCTCGACCTGGACGCCGTCGTCCCCGCGCGTCCCGACCTCATCCTGCTGCCGAAGGCCGAATCGGCAGCGGAGATCGCGGCATTGGATGCGGCCATCGGCACACGCGAGGCCCTGCATGGACTTGAACCCGGGACCATCGAGATCGTGCCGACCGTGGAGACGGCGCGCGGCGTCCTCAGGCTGGAGGCGATCGTGTCCGCAAGCGCCCGCATCCGGTCGGCCGTCCTCGGTGCCGAGGATCTGGCGGCCGATCTCATGGCGCCGCGCACCCGCGAAGGCGGCGAACTCGCCTATGCGCGTGCCCGATTTCTCCTCGAATGCCGTGCGCTCGGTATCGAGCCGGTCGATCCGCCCTACACCTTCGCGGACGAGGCCGGCTGCGCAAGCGAGGCCCGCAGGGCCGCCGCAGCCGGCTACCGCTCGAAGAGCACCGTGACGCCCGGCCACGTCGCCATCCTGCACGCGGTGTTCAGCCCGGACGCCGATGCGCTCCGCCACGCGCAGAACGTGGTCGCCGCCTTCGACGAAGCCCGGGCCCGCGGCGCCGACCGGGTGCTGGTCGACGGTCTGTGGATCGAACCGCCGACCTATCGGCGCGCCTGCGCGCTCATCGAACGCGCCGAAGCCCTCGCGGCCGCGTCCGCCGCTTGA
- a CDS encoding 4a-hydroxytetrahydrobiopterin dehydratase, translating into MSERQTEKTYTDDEVRARLAADLPHWRLEDGWIRRTYRTSSWKGTLMVINTVGHLAEAAWHHPDLTASYAWVEVRLMNHAAKGITDKDFALAAKIEEVVQWQPGLEGKGLEGTPDKDLRFAYIKYDS; encoded by the coding sequence ATGAGCGAGCGTCAGACCGAGAAGACCTATACGGACGACGAGGTCCGCGCCCGGTTGGCCGCCGACCTGCCGCATTGGCGCCTGGAGGACGGCTGGATCCGGCGCACCTACCGCACCTCCAGCTGGAAGGGCACCCTGATGGTGATCAACACGGTCGGCCATCTCGCCGAGGCCGCCTGGCACCATCCCGACCTGACGGCCTCCTATGCCTGGGTCGAGGTGCGGTTGATGAACCATGCCGCGAAGGGCATCACCGACAAGGATTTCGCGCTCGCCGCCAAGATCGAGGAGGTCGTGCAATGGCAGCCCGGCCTTGAGGGCAAGGGCCTCGAAGGCACCCCCGACAAGGACCTGCGCTTCGCCTATATCAAATACGATTCCTGA
- a CDS encoding NAD(P)-dependent methylenetetrahydromethanopterin dehydrogenase, with protein MSKNILHMLTPLKHMSPFDVNMAADAGFDVIATYTSVTPEEVRGLVQDAIFSRSPADAVRQGVFFAGKNAIAALDMMKTAEDSLVPPFLINLMADPAGSFTTAAGMVACAAKLLETRFQTSFKDKTVVIYGGTGVVAFSAAVIAAGEGARVKLVGYDGTKRVGAIAADMKARFGVDVEPADGSSPEKNADLALDAEVLFAAGPAGVQILNADQVAAAKKLLVAGDVNAVPPPGIHGIDVFANGEPLGIGDGVGLGALAIGNVKYQAQNRLFRRMITTSEPLVLDFRHAYAEARAFIG; from the coding sequence ATGTCCAAGAACATCCTGCACATGCTGACGCCGCTCAAGCATATGAGCCCGTTCGACGTGAACATGGCGGCGGATGCCGGCTTCGACGTGATCGCCACCTACACGTCGGTCACCCCCGAGGAGGTGCGCGGCCTGGTCCAGGACGCGATCTTCTCGCGCTCGCCGGCCGATGCGGTGCGCCAGGGCGTCTTCTTTGCCGGCAAGAACGCGATCGCAGCGCTCGACATGATGAAGACGGCCGAGGACAGCCTCGTGCCGCCCTTCCTGATCAACCTGATGGCCGACCCGGCCGGCTCCTTCACCACCGCCGCCGGCATGGTCGCCTGTGCGGCGAAGCTCCTGGAAACCCGGTTCCAGACCAGCTTCAAGGACAAGACCGTGGTCATCTACGGCGGCACCGGCGTGGTCGCCTTCTCGGCCGCCGTGATCGCCGCCGGCGAAGGTGCCCGGGTCAAGCTGGTCGGCTATGACGGCACCAAGCGAGTCGGCGCCATCGCGGCCGACATGAAGGCCCGCTTCGGCGTCGACGTGGAACCGGCCGACGGCTCCTCGCCGGAGAAGAATGCCGACCTGGCGCTCGACGCCGAGGTGCTGTTCGCGGCCGGCCCGGCCGGCGTGCAGATCCTGAATGCCGACCAGGTCGCCGCGGCCAAGAAGCTGCTCGTCGCCGGCGACGTCAATGCCGTGCCGCCGCCCGGCATCCACGGCATCGACGTATTCGCCAACGGCGAGCCGCTCGGCATCGGCGACGGCGTCGGGCTCGGCGCGCTGGCCATCGGCAACGTCAAGTATCAGGCGCAGAATCGGCTGTTCCGGCGGATGATCACCACCAGCGAACCGCTGGTGCTGGATTTCCGTCATGCCTATGCCGAGGCCCGTGCCTTCATCGGCTGA
- a CDS encoding beta-ribofuranosylaminobenzene 5'-phosphate synthase family protein, giving the protein MMVSVQTRPGLVRVTAPARLHIGFLDLNGDLGRRFGSIGLAVDRPAAIIRIARAGVTAVSGAEVGRAHRYLVAACRVLGAKPGHDLVVAGAMPAHAGFGSGTQLALAIAAGVARLEGLPFDAGAIAAELDRGARSGIGVAAFEGGGFVLDGGKGAGPAAPPIIARLPIPEAWRIVLVLDETTDGVHGDDELAAFRALPTFPAADAAHLCRLVLMRMLPSLAEADIAGFGAAVTEIQARLGDHFAPAQGGGRFTSPRVAAALAALAQAGAAGHGQSSWGPTGFALFASDRAAEAAVAALALNDRIADGLNFIIVRGRNQGAVIEAE; this is encoded by the coding sequence ATGATGGTGTCCGTCCAGACGCGGCCCGGGCTGGTCCGCGTGACCGCTCCCGCGCGCTTGCATATCGGCTTCCTCGATCTCAACGGCGATTTGGGGCGGCGCTTCGGCTCGATCGGCCTCGCCGTCGACCGGCCGGCCGCCATCATCCGCATCGCACGCGCCGGCGTCACCGCCGTGTCCGGCGCCGAGGTCGGCCGCGCACACCGCTATCTGGTCGCCGCCTGCCGGGTGCTCGGAGCCAAGCCCGGCCACGATCTCGTCGTCGCCGGCGCCATGCCGGCCCATGCCGGATTCGGGTCCGGAACCCAGCTGGCGCTGGCCATCGCGGCCGGGGTGGCGCGGCTGGAAGGTCTGCCTTTCGACGCGGGCGCGATCGCCGCCGAGCTCGATCGCGGCGCCCGCTCGGGCATCGGCGTGGCGGCCTTCGAGGGCGGCGGCTTCGTGCTCGACGGCGGCAAGGGCGCGGGGCCGGCGGCGCCGCCGATCATCGCCCGGCTGCCGATCCCGGAGGCCTGGCGCATCGTGCTGGTCCTCGACGAAACCACCGACGGCGTCCACGGCGACGACGAACTGGCCGCCTTCCGGGCGCTGCCGACCTTCCCGGCCGCCGATGCCGCCCATCTCTGCCGGCTCGTGCTGATGCGCATGCTGCCGTCGCTGGCGGAGGCCGACATCGCCGGCTTCGGCGCGGCGGTGACCGAGATCCAGGCCCGGCTCGGCGACCATTTCGCCCCCGCGCAGGGCGGCGGCCGCTTCACGTCGCCGCGGGTCGCGGCCGCGCTCGCGGCTCTCGCGCAAGCCGGCGCGGCCGGCCATGGGCAGAGTTCCTGGGGTCCGACCGGCTTCGCACTCTTCGCCTCGGACCGCGCCGCCGAGGCCGCCGTCGCCGCCCTTGCGCTGAATGACCGCATCGCGGACGGTTTGAATTTCATCATCGTCAGGGGCAGAAACCAGGGAGCCGTAATCGAGGCCGAATAA
- a CDS encoding formylmethanofuran dehydrogenase subunit C: MAALVFRLRAAPPERLDLSALTRAGLAGLDRAAIAALVIGTTRQAPTVGDLFEVIGDDTGEIVFEGGSDRFDRIGAGLTGAARITVVGDAGLDVGAGMKGGAIRVTGSALHRAGAGMTGGLLTIGGDAGDFTGGTAASGAMAGQAGGVIVVGGRVGDRAGDRMRRGLLVALTGTGAHAGARMSGGTIVTAELGAEPGTLMKRGTMVAGRHGDLGPTFVPAGRYELPFLRLLARHIATTVPVAAGLIPERAMRWRGDMAALGKGEILIGAG, encoded by the coding sequence ATGGCCGCCCTCGTCTTCCGCCTGCGCGCCGCCCCACCCGAACGGCTCGATCTCTCGGCCCTGACCCGGGCGGGTCTCGCCGGTCTCGACCGCGCCGCGATCGCCGCCCTGGTGATCGGAACCACCAGACAGGCGCCCACGGTCGGCGATCTCTTCGAGGTGATCGGCGACGACACGGGCGAGATCGTGTTCGAGGGCGGCTCGGACCGTTTCGACCGGATCGGCGCGGGCCTGACCGGCGCGGCCCGGATCACCGTGGTCGGCGATGCCGGCCTCGATGTCGGCGCCGGCATGAAGGGCGGCGCGATCCGGGTGACCGGATCGGCCCTGCACCGGGCCGGTGCCGGCATGACCGGCGGGCTCCTGACCATCGGCGGCGATGCCGGCGACTTCACCGGCGGCACCGCCGCGTCCGGCGCCATGGCGGGCCAGGCCGGCGGCGTGATCGTGGTCGGCGGCCGGGTCGGCGACCGGGCCGGCGACCGCATGCGCCGCGGCCTGCTGGTGGCTCTCACCGGGACCGGCGCCCATGCCGGCGCGCGCATGTCCGGCGGCACTATCGTGACGGCCGAACTCGGCGCCGAGCCCGGCACCCTGATGAAGCGCGGCACGATGGTCGCAGGGCGGCACGGCGATCTCGGCCCGACCTTCGTGCCGGCCGGCCGCTACGAACTGCCCTTTCTGCGCCTTCTGGCCCGGCACATTGCCACAACGGTGCCGGTGGCCGCCGGGCTGATACCCGAACGGGCCATGCGTTGGCGTGGCGACATGGCGGCGCTCGGCAAGGGCGAGATCCTGATCGGGGCCGGCTGA